The DNA window acattataaatgCAGATAAATTATATCTGTTAACATAGGTACAAATCCTCCTATAACAGtaatagaagataaaaatggtATTACAGTAGTACTTCATTTCGCACAAGACAGTCCAAGACCAGATGTTTCTGTAATAGTAGTTACAACAATGAGTAAAAATACTAAACCGCTTAGCAATTATTTGTTTCAATCAGTAGTACCTAAggtaaaataatgatatgataaaaattcaactgtttcttattctaatatataattctattttttataatatattttgttattatttatttatgtaaagaAATGTAAGTGCAGACTTCAACCTCCTTCTGGTACAGAATTACCAGCACATAATCCATTTCTTCCACCGTCAGCAATTACACAAATTATGTTAATTGCAAATCCTCTTAAGGTAATATACTATGATAACTTATGAACATTTATTTAGCACATGActaagtaatataattatatttttaaattattttaggaATCGGTATCTCTAAAATTTATGTTGAGTTATACAATGGATGATGAAACTTTTACTGAAATGGGTGAAGTTGATAGACTACCAcatctataaaattaataagattaaatagaACGTAAGAATAtgagtaatgataataatattatttacaatacaagtgaaaaatatttctgaacTGAGCATATACAACTACATTTCACTCCATTATATCACTGGgcaaaaatgaattttattagagTAAGTGAATGGAACATgttcttttattacatatatatatatatattttttttttcctaacgtTATAAGAACATTCTTTAAGTATGTAGACAATTATGTAGTTATAAAGgtatttatttgaattgttCCGCAAAGTAATTACGAttcataaacataattatttgcatattaataaaacataattgatgtgaaataaaattctaatttaaacaatgtttttaaaatatttcaaggtAAATAATGaagtttcaaataataaatagttgaaaatgatttattatataaaaaaaaaaaatgatcaaagtacaagatataatacttatagcacatatttataataaattgttaaagtGATATTCATGTTTAGTACATATGCTATAACATGATGCAAAAATAGTAAAACTAAACACGTTTAAATGACttaatctttataaaaattccattatattaattttttacaaattgtcacaaaatattctttatgatataatcatatctttgatatattgaatagaaaatattgttgAATTGAAATTAGTTgtaatctttaaaatattatctttataaatataattccatttttatgataaaataccatagtattaaatatataagcaTTTGTTACTCAGATGaagtatttcaaaatatttttaaatttatatcatcaaaatttatttcatcgatattttttgcAGTATGCTTACTCGTTTAAGTTATAAGCatacaatttaattaatttaacaaattcCGCTAAAACTATTagatttgttttgttttatatgatatataaattcataattaatatgtaaGAGCGCAgtttactatataatatattctttaacaTAAACATACAAACATCTTCCTACATTGGAAATTTAACGAAGATAAATTATTGtgatatgtaatatgtataatattacagTATAGATTATTAATGGCTGCATGAAAAAtggaattaattgaaaatatgaaGTCAATGGAACTTCTTAAATGTACAACTTGTTTGAAATTCCtttcctattattttaatgatctcAAAGGCTTCTATCAATTTTATAGACACTTGATTGTTGATTACAAAGACACACAATGATttgtcaaataataattataaataatatgtgtCAATCAAACTTTAGAGTGTGATTTTTAAGAATagaattttacttttatttttattttgttatagttgttgaaTCTTAATAGTTATATGTTAATAGAATCAGTTTCAACTGATTAAGCATATCtcataaatcaaaatatatattagttattTTGTTACATTCAAactgatattattacaattatccaGGCAAagtcataatttttattgaaacaaatgttccaatttttaattcttacaACAAatttagttaatatcgttttaatacaTAACATCATCTTTGCAAAAGATGATCCTtacataaaaattgaaaacaggaattgtaaataaaaaaaaatgtaatatgacTTTGAGCAAACGTTGATTAATATTGactgaagtatatatatacttgtgtgaaaaatataaacaaaaaaatatatatatatatatatatacatatatatatattataacaattaatcaatattaatcaatacatatacataaatattactaATGTTATAGAGATATAAGCTCATATGTTGATATATCTATAAAGAGACATTTGCAAATAGAAACAgtaatttttgtattcttgAAATTTAATACTGATACAAAATTATGCACTTGTATTTATaaccattgaaaatattaccttgtttttctttttatttttttattaaaagtaaacCTGTGAGACTTTTGTACttagtattaaaaatgatgCTTGAGgctatatagtatatacattgtgtgtatgaaatattaatttaaaatgcgAAGTTCCATATTGACAAATCTATCTCATATTTCATATTAGATATGCCTtcctaattttttattcattaaatataacaatcatattaaaaatttgtaatatagtaTAAGTATTTAAGATTTAAAATTCGGAAGactatatataacattaaataatatgtGAATTGAAAAGCacagtatctatatatacaattagCATTAACGTTTCCTTAGGATTAAATGAAACCTTGAATAGTAGTATAGGCATAGAAACaagtataatgaatataatcacACATGTGTAATCAAACAGGTGATTAAAAGATATTCTCAGGTAAATTTACTAATAATGAACTGAGAGATAGTTCTTCATGATATGCAATAAATGagtaaataagtataaaacaaaatttatattttatatctttgaatttcctttcaagatttatttctttctcctctctctctatctctctttctctttccccctctctctctttctttgtgaGAAAtgcttatattataaattcaaatataaaatattagttattatattatatttcttaacgTACAGGTACTTACTATTAAAATGGGATAGTTCACTCTAAAATTGTGTTTATggatatattgtatatgaaGTTTGCAAATATTACAGAATCCTGACATTGTTTGTACAAACAATAAATGTACATTAcacttataattatatatttactttctgttttttcattATACTTGCTTTTAAGCTGAAACTGTAAACATCTAGATTTAGTTAAGGTTATGTCATCAAACTATAAAAGgtgaaaaagtataatatttctagaataagcataaaaagaataaaaaaagaataaaaagatctaaaaatcttgaaaattatatttattttttttttgttcttttttttcttgtattctGATATATAAGATGTATgtcaagaaatatattttacagagTTGTctcaatattaaattatagaataacagcacataatatgtatatttaagcagtaataatgaaatacaaGTTTAATTACAGATTCTTGATCTATTCTTAatctttccattttatttaataattatcgaatattaataacttctattaaataatattttccagaattattattattattattattattattattattattattattattattattattattattattattattattattatgattattattattttatatatatatcattttaatttcgttgaagaaaaattgtagCGTAGTGTAGAGCAATTGTTTCATGTGCCTAAAGTAATGTATACTATGTAGTaactttgatttatttaattaaattttgtttgctaaattttaatattcgtaatagaatataatattgttatttaaatgaattattaattttatagataggtatgtaatattttttaagtagTATGTTACCTAACAATTTGCATGAAAGAAGATATTGAAATAGATTTAAAAGTTTTCatgcaaattttattatatgttaaatgctattaaaaaatactttattttaattctaccTTACTTAATCtttgcaataatattattttattgttacaattactAAAAGTAACATTATAGCAAATGTATAATAGGTCGAAAAAATAATGGTCCACGAGAATAAAGCTAAGGCATATAAGGTGGTAGAATTAAGCGATGCTTAATATATTaacagtttatatatatattatttgtagaaCTGTTATTTAAACTGTAatctaattaatatatctaatgaAAAACTAAGGCCActctttttcgttaatttgGTTTTCTTGATTCTGTTATTCtagaagaatatttaattgtgTTTATGATGAAACTAGTTTAATTGGATgactattttttgtttaagcGTATAGTGTtatgagaataaaatttttttttctcttaattgcagaattaataaaattaaatagaattatccttttctaatatatatgaaattattttatatggcGATACAATCCATAATGGAATgtataaattgtttaaaacAAAAGTTTCAAAACATATTCTAAGATGGCAGTGACTCCTAGATGATATCTAAACAtcattacttttgttattgtatgcatatattaaaaactgaaaaaaaggaaaaaaaaggaaaaaaaaaaaacaagaaaaaaagttggATAAATATactaagaatattaatttgataaagatacaaattttttaatagactTGTAATGCAAAagcatatattatatctaatccATATAATAAACTTGACTAAAATCTTTGATGTGGATGGTAATGATCAAACCACGAACATCTTTGATATGCCTGCGACATACCAATTTACCACTTAAAACTTCACCTataacaatgattttatattatttcttttctaatattgCAGTTTATAatgttagaaatatttatatcaattttgatCTTACCTTCAGTTATGCTAATAGgttcttttaaagaaaatactgTTTGTTTCCAATGCGTCGGTGAAGCATTTGGACCAGTACTAAAACTGACTGAATTTTCTAAATCAAAAAATACATCAAAGTAACCAATTATTGCAGTCAATGATCCAGTCTTCTTTACAATTAAGTTAAAAGGTGCTGAGAAGTTTACACAATCCGTAGACACTGTATATAAGTCAAATGTCTGAATCTCGGCAGCAGtagttataatatattcagaCCTACAAATTTCTATGCTTGGTTCTCTCAAAACTTCAGCTTTCATACAGCTCATTTTAAAACCATAAACATTGGACCAATAATCAATCAAATCTACATATCtttctaaaaattaatttatctctcttacttGCTTGtacaaatgtaaaaaatattaggaaaatgaataattaaaaatagtactGTACTACTTACGTGTATCTCCACTTCCAACTATACTCATTGAACATCTATTTGGCATTAATATACCATTAGCAACTAAATAATGATCTCTTGCATAAATGACTGTGTCTAACATTccttcaaataataaaaaatatcccaTCCATTCAGAAATAATTGcatctactttttcttcttcaagtGTAATGTCTTCTAAGCGAcctttttttaatgtaataatgttatctAAATTGTTCTCTCTgcaatagatataaaattaagatCAACACatgtttaaatttttatccaaTATCTTATGgacacaaaaaaataaaatttatattttatttttattttttaaagataccTTACAATATCCATAGCATGATATATTACATCAGACTGATCAACACTGATAACTTTACGACAACCAGACTTTGCTGCAAACATAGACAGGATACCTGTCCCACAACCTACGTCCAACATTATACAATTGCTAAATCTAATGGAATTTGTAAACAATGCATCACGATAACTTTCTGTTCGTATTTTatcctataaaaaaaagatttgacatttatatattatatatatatatatatatatatatatatatatatatatatatatatatagatatatatatattgtttgtactatttatatatatcttatatttaagatactttatataaaatataatataatataaattatataaaatatatatatatatacatactgttAACATTTCATGATGAATGGCAAAATGactatatgtattaaaatatccCTCATCTGTACGTGAAGCACGCTTTTTATCAGTTATTTTCTCTATGTTTTCTTGTTCATCATCCAAAACTAATTTTTGtgctttttctatcatttcatttacttgctgaaattatattaatatattaacttaaatatctctttataagaatatatctagcatgataaaaaaaaatgatatacaatACAATGATCACATCTTGATACCTGTTTAGCTAAAAAGCATGCTAATTCACGTTGTTCTAGTTGTGCTTTAAGTGTCTGAATGGTCCTTTGTAGTTCAGCAAAATGTACTTCCGATAAAGTAACGCACCCATTTTCTGAATTTACAGTGTAACTAATAGTGTTTACAGGTTTGTTTTCTAAATCTTCGATatcttgaagaagaaaaaaaaaatatttgtacagacacatatgcatgtatatgtgtacatgcACACGTCGCGCAAAACGTTACCACTTGAAATTATTAAgtgtaaatttaatatttgtaagaattaatgaaaaaattatttaagaaatactGTGTTTAGCATATTAGCAATAAACATACGTACTAGCATCGcgtaaaaacaattaaattatccAATATTTTTCACTTATTAGTAGCAGTACACATAGAAGCATGTTCTGAGAACTATCcattttattaacattgttaatcTCACCTGATATTATGCCAATTAATATCAGAATTATGTCGAATTTATATAACGTAATTTGGTACATATTTGTATAACATTGCATGCATCATTTTcctatacatataatacattatatcaAATCtatgattgattaattaacattgaaatattggCAGATACACTGTTTATTGCTTGTGTAATATTAATACGTCAACTATACACAGCGCACTGCATAAGATGCTACTATATCACATTGAAACATATAAACAGATATATAATAGAGTTACAATTTTACAGATTAAATTACAAATGACTGCTATacattaattttgattttaatatacaattaGCCAATAGCATACTAACAATATAGattctttataataacttACCGTACATTAACAATGGATCGTCTTCTATAACaggatataaatattcatcgtCCTGCCAATCTTTTATACATAAAGTATTTAACTGTTCTGGTTGAATGTTCTTTTGACGAATGAAATTGATTAACTTTATATACGAATATGAGTCAAGAGAAtgttttgttataaaatttcttaaagcAAAATTATGAAGCACTTCAAGATGCTTCAATGCATTTGTCATACCATCTGTAGTATCCTTACAAAAAAGACATATAATAGTTTGAACATCCTCATTAGTTTCACTCCAATCATCACCACTATCCACATCACTAGTTTCGTCCATTTCAATGTCTGGCATTACTTctgtcaaaaataaaataaaaacaattaaaaataattattctatatataaataaaatataataatcttaataataatataggtaTTCCGAAACTGTCATTACACATGTATAGAAAGGTTTTACATGCAGAAAGAAATCTAAAAATGACATAAAATTGTAATGATTATGTTAAGTATGATCaaatcaagaaaatattaatctttaataatcaaatatatactaATTCTATACCTTGTTCTGTCATGAtagagattataatattattgatgctCACGAtgttttatacataatattgtaCATAATGCTCTTTTTAGGTTAGGAAATCTATATGACACATGAACTATGTTTTTATAAGATTAGCGACAAAGCAtcatattgaatttttataaattcaagCATGAAatgtagcaaaaaaaaatagtattaaatagAGTGGACACTTTcttatatctttaaaaaaaagttggTTTAGGGTCAGAATTAGTAACTTTTGATTACACATGTTGGAATCAAAAACGATTCCTCGCATGTTCTTAACAATCAATGATTATTGGTAATCATTTTACGAACACATTTAAGTATCTCATAAGAATCAGCCCCATTGTGACCTTGACTTCATTAATACATGTATTACGTTCATATTTCTGGTGATGgtgaaaaaataattggaatCCTGATTTAGAGACCCCCGACGGAAGGCACGAGGTATAAGAGCAACGTATAACGATCGTGACAATAGTTAGTGCTGTCCCACTCGAGCTCATTTGTTCCATTTAGAAGGCCTAATAATGCTTACGGTAAATACAAGACTTCGACAAGGCACACATGATTCAAGTAGTAAGAAACATTTGACGTCAGCTATTTGAATAACGAAAGTATTTCACTAATCAttgtgtctttttttctttttttttcagactGCTTTGAGAGGGATCGCACGACGATCGTTTTCAACATCAAAATGTGCGCCAGCACAACaggtttattatatattttatattttacatattgttAGAACATAACCTTTAATTTACGTTTATAAGTACGTAAGATATCTTTACGCTTAAAGATATCtcatatatcattaaaatgataGCGATTTTGActataagatttttttcagtaataattctaacaataataccttGGCAATTCGATATTTATGTGAATAATGATTATCTAACAGTATTGCTTGTTCAAGGACGGAGAAGGTCACGCATTTTTATTTCCAACGATTTAACGTTCATTTTGCGCTGATAAAAGAACTACTTAGATTCCTTAGAATGTTATAACTGATATGTTAGCTTTATGCtcaaacattttcatttattaagttatattaaagtatttaCATAATCATGTCTCTATAGATGACCGTACGAGATGCTTTAAATTCTGCCCTGGATgaagagatggaaagagatgAGAAAGTGTTTTTACTTGGAGAGGAAGTAGCACTTTATGATGGAGCATACAAGGTTTCTAGGGGTCTCTGGAAAAAGTATGGTGATAAACGTGTCATTGATACACCGATCACAGAGGCTGGTTTTGCAGGCATTGCTGTTGGTGCTGCAATGGTAAGTAATTATCTTGTACAATTTGTGTAATcataagatatttttcattttcatttgattctaattaaatttgataGGCTGGCCTTCGACCAATTTGCGAATTTATGACTTTCAATTTTGCTATGCAAGCAATcgatcaaataattaattctgcTGCTAAAACCTTTTATATGTCTGCGGGAAAGGTTAATATACCTATTGTCTTTCGTGGTCCAAATGGTGCGGCTGCAGGTGTAGCAGCTCAACATTCTCAGTGTTTTGGTGCTTGGTATAGTCATTGTCCTGGCTTAAAAGTGGTTTCGCCTTATAATAGCGAAGATGCAAAAGGTTTATTAAAAGCTGCTATAAGAGATCCTGATCCAGTTGTTGTACTGGAAAATGAGATTCTCTATGGAGTTCAGTATCCTATGTCAGATCAAGCTTTGGATAAAAATTTCCTTCTACCTATTGGTAAAGCAAAAATAGAACGTGTTGGAAATCATGTTACTTTAGTGGCACATTCCAAGGCTGTTGAACAAGCTCTTGAAGCAGCTAATGAACTTGCTGGAAAAGGGATAGAAGCAGAAGTAATCAATCTTCGTTCCCTTAGACCACTAGATATTGATACTATTGTGCAATCTATAGTGAAAACAAATCATTGTGTTACTGTAGAACAGGGTTGGCCGCAATGTGGCATAGGAGCAGAAATTAGTGCAAGAATCTCTGAAAGTAAGTTTCATTTTCCACTTCTACATTTAATCTTAATTGATATCTAATATTTGATGTATACTGATaaagctttttttctttttatctttacagGTGAGGCCTTTTATCATCTAGATGCACCAGTAATTCGTGTTACAGGTGCTGATGTTCCTATGCCATATGCTAAAAGTTTGGAAATAGCAGCTTTACCTCAAGGAAGCGATGTAGTATTtgttgtaaataaattattagggGTAGAGTAGTAAATGGTAGAAATATTTAGGTACAATTaatatccttttattttttccttttcctttatattcAACTTTTAGTGTTTCCTTACTTTAAAATTTCTATGCGTAAacaaatacgtataataagtACAAAGCTAGAAAACAAATAGAACAATACTTCAgtgaaaaatcaatttaacgaacatttttttcaatgttcAAAATATAGAtcttaaacaaaattaaatataacacattaatttaatgattacaggggttaaattatacaatctttatataaatatgcataaGGTTTCactaaatatttaaacaatgaacgatatacacattataatatattcttgaaaaatacgattatatattaaatatttataaaatcaattgtaggataatatattatttattgaatgaGATGTATACTTCAATGTTAAATTgtgctattatatttaaattatgctttgcagtttctttttatttcttttttacatgtaGAAATATCGTCTGAAgacttttattatatgtttgtAAATATGAGAACTACCAATATACTGccatatttgaaattaaaaattgccTTTGTTTAATGAGTTTAGTTATAACGCAAAAATATGCTAAACTCTTGTTGTAGaccattgatataaaaaaaaaaccacattAACATGCTGCATTTGCTTATTTATTACAAAggagtaataaattattatatacatattactaATTTGTCTTTCGCttctgtattttttaatatgtttaaatatttatcacatttattttgtttgttataTCAGTGTTGGTTGTTAGTGGTCATGTGTGATACATACGTAATAAGCAACATGTTACAACTGTCATATAACGTTCAAATGCATCTCTAATTTCAATTTCTCTGGAAAAAGaagtatttttctattatagaaAAGTTTTGGATTTGGAGAAAgttcaatgataaatataaataccttAACACATCCATATCCAATGCACATTGCATATACACAGATAAGAAATTTCTAAGATCGGTATGTGACCAACTGACTTGCTTCCATGGCTCTATACATCTTTCAACCaattctaaaaagaaaaatcttaattCTCTAGATCTATGTAGATTACAGCCTATTCCTAAGATAGCTCTTGAATAAGAACGGAAATTTGTATCAAGCTCTTGGTATGAACGTTCAAGTAACATTGGTTTAAGTTTGATACATACTAAGctaaaaaacatatttatttacaacatTTACATTAGAATAGttaatacatatttcatataataatcatattataacTTACTGCTTATGATGTTTgtcattttctaataatactCTACATTCTGCAAGTTCTACCAAGAATTCTCTGTCAAGATCTGTATCAAAATATTCTGATCCAACACATCGATAAGTCCATGCTGCCATCATACTATTAGCACAATGATACAAATCAGGAAATGTTAGAAATTgcaatttccttttattcatttcaaaTCTAAGACAAGCTATGAATACTACTGCTGCATAACGTctggaaatatttatatatatatatatatataaaatcttattaaaaataatattgttaaagataaaattaatctttatGTACTTAGCAAGATCTtcagaaagtaaaaaatgttGTCTGATGTTAGCAACCAGAGAGCCAGGTAAATCTTCAACGACTTTGAAAACTCTTTTGACATTATCATACTGTCTACGACAGCTTTTTAAAGTAACTCCAGTCTTTTCAGACACTTCATCCAtatcttttctactttttgaTGTTAACTTTTTACCTAATAGTTCTCGAACAACAATATCATCAAATTCATAATACCTGCATTCATAATAAAACACAATTTGTATCCTATGATAgataagtaaacaaaaaaatcacaTTCTTACATTTCAATGAGCATTTGACTAGTTTGAGGTTCTATTTGAAATGCCAGTTGTTCTGTTGCAAGTTTTGTAGGAGTATGAAGTAACTTTTCCAACAAAGCATATGTACGATAATGATCAAGGACATCGGAAGCAACTAAATCTAGAGGAGCATTAGTTTGTATACAAATACCACGTTGTTGTAAGGTGGTAACTGCATCGCTGgctattaaagaaatattgataaagtatttaaaaatattggtacgtattataaaaatataataaatgaaagactTACAAGAGTGCCCATCAACCCAAAGTTGATAAATTTCAGGATCGACGAGAGTATAATTACTGACAAAAACATCAACCTCGGACATCATTACGGAGGTTATGTTCAAATATCTGAGATGTtacattctatatatttattattattaattatatagtacatactatattcaatgcatttatcatttttttttctaaatacttCATGTTTTTTAGtttctattaatttctttcaaatgcGAAATGTTAGAATGTTAAATGGCAGTCACagaataacaaattttatgtacattttatatacattttatgtatttatttatttatttatttttttaacattagtattttcgttatcataaatctcattctcatttgtatttatatatcatatgacatatatatatatatatatttatacacacaacacacatacacatatgtatatacgcaaTTCGATCGTTAGAAAATACGATTATCGAATTTACGAGGGTTCGTTTCGATAATCGAAACACGAATAGTATGTCTACTACCGGTTCGCGTGGACGATCGTATCGTGGATACTGCTAATCAATATTTTGCTTATCTCTTTTTgcgtacatatattaataatgaatctATTGTTAAATTGGTATAATAAGATAAAGCCTTTTAAAGAAGACAAATTACGATCGAACTATTCGTATGttattatacgtacatacgtgatattttttttaacagtaACGTCGAACTCACGTGCGGAACTTTACGCGCGCGATTTACGTAGCTTGAGAAGTTTAACAGTGTTTTGTAAAGCAGAAAGTGATAGATGAAAACAAAAGTGAAAGTGAACATCGACGTGAACATCGACGTGGACATCGACGTGGACATCGACATCGTTAACGATATCGTCCAGGaattagatatgtatgtaagtacatcatccaatatatacatatacatatatatatatatatatatatatatatatatatatatatgcgtactATAAGTTTGCCGGTTATCtctattaaaatgtaaattattgttgtaatcagAGGCGTATATCTATGATGGGGCAAATAGGGCATGTGGTTTGGTCACTAATGTCAAGAAGTGGGGTGGCGGGTAGGGGAATacgaaaaaatcgaaagaaacggCAGTAGTTCGtcgaaaagaattaattttgacAAAATTCGATAAGAAATGAATTTGACCGAGGCTTATtcgcaatttaaaaaaaaaataataataaaaaaaaataaaggaaaaaataaataaataaataatgatgtaCGTGTATGGAGGGAGGTAGAAGATACTACTACGC is part of the Vespa crabro chromosome 21, iyVesCrab1.2, whole genome shotgun sequence genome and encodes:
- the LOC124431518 gene encoding protein arginine N-methyltransferase 1 isoform X3, whose protein sequence is MPDIEMDETSDVDSGDDWSETNEDVQTIICLFCKDTTDGMTNALKHLEVLHNFALRNFITKHSLDSYSYIKLINFIRQKNIQPEQLNTLCIKDWQDDEYLYPVIEDDPLLMYDIEDLENKPVNTISYTVNSENGCVTLSEVHFAELQRTIQTLKAQLEQRELACFLAKQQVNEMIEKAQKLVLDDEQENIEKITDKKRASRTDEGYFNTYSHFAIHHEMLTDKIRTESYRDALFTNSIRFSNCIMLDVGCGTGILSMFAAKSGCRKVISVDQSDVIYHAMDIVRENNLDNIITLKKGRLEDITLEEEKVDAIISEWMGYFLLFEGMLDTVIYARDHYLVANGILMPNRCSMSIVGSGDTQRYVDLIDYWSNVYGFKMSCMKAEVLREPSIEICRSEYIITTAAEIQTFDLYTVSTDCVNFSAPFNLIVKKTGSLTAIIGYFDVFFDLENSVSFSTGPNASPTHWKQTVFSLKEPISITEGEVLSGKLVCRRHIKDVRGLIITIHIKDFSQVYYMD
- the LOC124431518 gene encoding protein arginine N-methyltransferase 1 isoform X2 codes for the protein MLMPDIEMDETSDVDSGDDWSETNEDVQTIICLFCKDTTDGMTNALKHLEVLHNFALRNFITKHSLDSYSYIKLINFIRQKNIQPEQLNTLCIKDWQDDEYLYPVIEDDPLLMYDIEDLENKPVNTISYTVNSENGCVTLSEVHFAELQRTIQTLKAQLEQRELACFLAKQQVNEMIEKAQKLVLDDEQENIEKITDKKRASRTDEGYFNTYSHFAIHHEMLTDKIRTESYRDALFTNSIRFSNCIMLDVGCGTGILSMFAAKSGCRKVISVDQSDVIYHAMDIVRENNLDNIITLKKGRLEDITLEEEKVDAIISEWMGYFLLFEGMLDTVIYARDHYLVANGILMPNRCSMSIVGSGDTQRYVDLIDYWSNVYGFKMSCMKAEVLREPSIEICRSEYIITTAAEIQTFDLYTVSTDCVNFSAPFNLIVKKTGSLTAIIGYFDVFFDLENSVSFSTGPNASPTHWKQTVFSLKEPISITEGEVLSGKLVCRRHIKDVRGLIITIHIKDFSQVYYMD
- the LOC124431518 gene encoding protein arginine N-methyltransferase 1 isoform X1; translation: MTEQEVMPDIEMDETSDVDSGDDWSETNEDVQTIICLFCKDTTDGMTNALKHLEVLHNFALRNFITKHSLDSYSYIKLINFIRQKNIQPEQLNTLCIKDWQDDEYLYPVIEDDPLLMYDIEDLENKPVNTISYTVNSENGCVTLSEVHFAELQRTIQTLKAQLEQRELACFLAKQQVNEMIEKAQKLVLDDEQENIEKITDKKRASRTDEGYFNTYSHFAIHHEMLTDKIRTESYRDALFTNSIRFSNCIMLDVGCGTGILSMFAAKSGCRKVISVDQSDVIYHAMDIVRENNLDNIITLKKGRLEDITLEEEKVDAIISEWMGYFLLFEGMLDTVIYARDHYLVANGILMPNRCSMSIVGSGDTQRYVDLIDYWSNVYGFKMSCMKAEVLREPSIEICRSEYIITTAAEIQTFDLYTVSTDCVNFSAPFNLIVKKTGSLTAIIGYFDVFFDLENSVSFSTGPNASPTHWKQTVFSLKEPISITEGEVLSGKLVCRRHIKDVRGLIITIHIKDFSQVYYMD